A section of the Babesia microti strain RI chromosome I, complete genome genome encodes:
- a CDS encoding conserved Plasmodium protein, unknown function (overlaps_old_locusTagID:BBM_I01435), with protein sequence MDLVLREIDELISSVEKNYDHVLSQRVPCQPLTALPGLVFLSPKAMEEQNVGIRSDVLLPHDQLELPLYFGLHLMSRGLCKISFPQIYNNAAALLAEPTAAAVGMLSPLYFELGYELCQQLPESEWPVENLAELLKNAECTRRSYLLKRQTRIDDTFLKGLTHKEKMVYNSVLHNDSQAQRHSNRSADFYS encoded by the exons ATGGATCTTGTGCTTAGGGAAATTGACGAACTCATATCGTCCGTGGAAAAGAACTATGACCATGTATTATCGCAA AGGGTACCATGCCAGCCTTTAACGGCATTGCCAGGTCTAGTCTTTTTGTCTCCAAAGGCAATGGAAGAACAGAATGTAGGCATCAGATCTGACGTACTTTTACCTCACGATCAGCTAGAGCTTCCGCTATATTTTGGGCTTCACTTGATGTCCCGAGGCTTGtgcaaaatttcatttccacaaatttataacaaCGCTGCGGCCTTGTTAGCAGAACCAACTGCAGCGGCTGTTGGCATGCTTTCACCCCTTTACTTTGAATTAGGATATGAACTATGTCAACA ATTACCCGAATCTGAGTGGCCAGTGGAGAACCTGGCAGAGTTGCTTAAAAATGCCGAATGCACTAGAAGATCATACTTGTTGAAGCGACAAACTAGAATTGATGACACTTTTCTCAAGGGATTAACGCACAAGGAAAAGATGGTTTACAACTCGGTTTTGCATAATGATTCCCAGGCACAACGTCACTCCAATCGCAGTGCAGATTTTTACTCATAA